Proteins encoded by one window of Natranaeroarchaeum aerophilus:
- a CDS encoding cupin domain-containing protein: MSGFTLPVSGDRTETQPIQFLDTLSFVHVPSDETDRRWSVVEMQLREGHAPPLHVHEHADECIHVIDGTIHVHTEEDKQELTADSSVVLPRGEPHSLHAVTEATIIAADSPGGFDKFVAAVGEPTEERTIPTTPPSEAAIGRVNELASDHDIRIVGPPPVGP; encoded by the coding sequence ATGTCCGGATTCACACTACCGGTCAGTGGAGACCGCACCGAGACGCAACCAATACAGTTCTTGGACACGCTTTCGTTTGTCCACGTCCCCAGTGACGAGACGGATAGACGATGGTCCGTTGTTGAAATGCAACTTCGGGAAGGCCACGCCCCGCCTCTCCACGTCCACGAGCACGCCGACGAATGTATTCACGTGATTGATGGGACGATTCATGTCCACACTGAAGAGGACAAGCAAGAGTTGACTGCTGATAGCTCAGTCGTGCTACCCCGTGGAGAACCCCATTCACTGCATGCAGTGACAGAGGCCACAATTATTGCAGCCGATTCACCAGGGGGTTTCGACAAATTCGTGGCTGCCGTCGGTGAACCCACTGAAGAGCGAACTATCCCGACGACTCCCCCGTCTGAGGCAGCTATTGGACGCGTGAACGAACTCGCCTCAGATCACGACATTCGCATCGTCGGCCCACCGCCTGTCGGGCCCTGA
- a CDS encoding TRAM domain-containing protein, with product MDIPEQLHCLFTSTVEDDDESYTVEIPKREVQLGDLQEGKTYRVALLPTSLNETSNESDAQSADEPDPPTPPVEEGEQRTVEIESLGDQGDGVTRVERGFVVIVPDTERGERVVVEITDVKETVAFAEVRKRVSYYE from the coding sequence ATGGACATTCCCGAGCAACTACATTGTCTGTTTACCAGTACCGTTGAAGACGACGACGAATCGTATACTGTTGAGATTCCCAAACGAGAGGTTCAGCTTGGCGATCTCCAGGAAGGCAAAACGTATCGTGTCGCCTTACTCCCCACCTCGTTGAATGAGACATCCAACGAGAGCGACGCTCAATCAGCAGACGAACCTGATCCACCAACGCCACCGGTTGAAGAAGGTGAACAGCGCACTGTTGAGATTGAGAGTCTCGGTGATCAAGGTGACGGAGTCACGCGTGTTGAGCGGGGGTTCGTCGTCATCGTTCCCGATACCGAGCGCGGGGAGCGCGTAGTCGTCGAGATCACCGACGTGAAAGAGACTGTGGCCTTCGCGGAGGTTCGTAAACGTGTGAGTTACTACGAGTGA